The Salinirubellus salinus genome segment CGTACGACCCCGAACTGGCGGACCCCTCGGGGCACGCTCGTGAGGTACTGGAGGAGACGCGCGAGGCGTACGTCTAGGCGGGCTCAGGCGTCGTCCTCGAGGAGGCCCATGTCCTCGGCGACGAGGTCGGCCAGTCGGTCGGCGACCGTGGGGTCGACGCGGGCGTGTTCCGCCCCGTCGTGACGCGTCTCGTTGTGTTTCTCGAGGCGCTCGGCGAGTTCGTCGAGCGGCACGCGGGCCTCGGTACCGCACTCCTCGCAGACGATGGGGACGCCCGATTGCTCAGTCGGCATACCAGCCGAGAGCGGGCGGCGGCTCTTAGCCCCGGCGGTCCGCGCTCAGAGCAGCGAGATGAACCCGAGGATGTCCACGAACAGCACGTACGCGATGACGAGGGCGGCCGCGAGTATCAGGAGCTTGATGCCGAGCGGGAGTCCGTCCGTGTCGTCGGTGCCGGCCGTCGTCGTCGGTTCGGTCGTCATGTACCCCCGTACGGCGGGGCCCCTCAAGGGGATACGGCCCGTTCCCAGGTCGTGGGAACGACCCGGTTCAGAACAGGCGAGCGGTCGGCGTCCCACAGCGCCCGCAGACTGCCGCGCGGGTCCCCTTGTACTCGCCGGCGGCCACCGGCCCCTCGCAGAACGGGCAGGCGGAGCCGGCGAGGCGGTCCAGCAACTCCTCGTTCATCCGGCGGCCTCCACGTCCACGTCGGCGTCGGCGTCGCCCTCCTCGGACGGGAGGTCCGGGCCCCCCGTCGCGTCCGCGGGACGACCCTCCGTCTCGTCCTCGTCCGGCGTGAGGATGTGTGGGGTCCGCCGTCGCGGTGGCGTCTCGACGAAGCGCTTGATGCGCCGCAGGTCCCGGTCGGTCAACCCGGCCATGTCCTTCGCTGGGCGGGGCCCCCATAGGTGGGTTGCTATGTCGACACTAGGGACCTACCGAGGGCTGCCGAGCGGTGGGGAACGAGGCGGAGCAGGGGGGAGACGCGCGGTATTAAACCGGTCGCGGGCGTAGTAGACGACGTGTTCCCCGTCAGCGGCGACTGGACGGCGGCCCAGACCGAGGCCTACCTCACGGAGCGTCGCATTCCGATCAGACTCGCCTGTCGGACCCCGAACGGCGGGCTGTGGATGCTCTCGCTCTGGTACATCCTGCGAGACGGGGCGCTCCACTGTGCGACCGGCGCCAGCGCGGACGTGGTCCGGTACCTCCGGGCGGACCCGGGCGTCGCCTTCGAGGTGTCGGACAACGAACCGCCGTACTGCGGGGTACGCGGTGCCGGGCAGGTGACCCTCGAGCCGGACGAGGACAAGGAACTCCTGCGTGAGCTGATGGAGCGGTACCTCGGCGGGACCGACCACAGCCTCGGGCAGCGACTCCTCCAGCCGGAGCGCGAGGAGGTCCACCTCCGCATCGAACCCGAGCGGGCCTACACGTGGGACTTCGGCGAGCGGATGGCCGACGTCGTCGCGGAGGCGGACGACTAGAGCGGCAGCGACGACGGCATCCGGTGGACGGTGTAGCCCACCTCCCGGTGTGCGCCCTCCAGTTCGTTGGCGACGCCCGACAGCAACGCCTCACACTCGCGGACGACGACGGGGCGGATCCGCTCCAGCAACCGCCCGAGCGGTAACACGCGGGTGACGCGGTGGCCGCGGATGGAGGTGGGGTCGAACTCCACGCGCAGGCCGAGTTCCGTCCCGACCTCGTGGGCGGCGGGCACCTCCGAGGGAGCGAGTTCGGCCATCGTCCAGTACCCCTTCGCCCGCACGTCCTCGGTGGTCCGCCACTCGATGCGCTCGTACGGCTCGGCCGCGGTCACGCGCGACGCGGAGGTCCACGAGAGCTTCCACCACGAGAGCGTGATGTGGTAGACGGTGCCCGGCCCGCCGTCCCCGGTCTGTTCGACCCCCTCCAGGTGTGGCGAGTACTCGCTGGCCCCCTCGTACCCCTGGATGAACTCGTACACGTCCCGCGGCGGCACGTACAGGTGTGTACTGGCCTCGATAGCGTCCACACCGGAGAGGAGGTGCGGCACGTCGATAAAGCTTCAGCAGGGGGCGTCGCTGGCCGACTAATCTGTGCTGGCGGGCTCCCCGCCCTGCCCGCTCTCGCCGCCGACCGAGAGGTACTCCTCGAGGAGCTCCTCGTTGTCCTCTAACTCCTCGATGGTACCCTCCCACGCGTTGGCGCCCTTCTCGATGATGTAGGCGCGCTCGGAGAGGTTGAGCGCGAAATCCACGTTCTGCTCGGTGATGAGCACGGTCACGTCCTCGCTGACGACCTCCTCGAACACGTCACGGAGGTCGTCGACGATGACGGGCGCGAGCCCCTCGGTCGGCTCGTCGAGCAACAGGAGGTCGGGATTCTGGACGAGCGCCCGCGAGACGGAGAGCATCTGCTGCTCGCCACCGGAGAGGTTCCGGCCCTTGTTCTCCTGCAGCTCCTCGAGTTTCGGGAACACCTCGAACATGTCCTCGATCGGCCGCGGGTCGACGGCCGAGTCGTGAGCCACCTGCAGGTTCTCCATCACGGTCAGCGTGGGGAAGATACGGCGGTCCTCCGGGACGAGTTTGATTCCCTTCTTGGAGATGTCGTCGACGGAACTCGAGGAGATGTCCTCCCCGCGGAACTCGATGGTACCCTCGCGCCGCGGGACGGTACCGGTGATGGTACGCAGGGTGGTTGTCTTGCCCGCCCCGTTCCGGCCGAGCAGGGCGACGACTTCGTTCTGTTCGATCTCGATATCCAGGTCGAAGACGACGTGGCTGTTCCCGTAGTAGGAGTTCACGTCCTCTAGCGTGAGTATGGGTTCGCTCATTGTGCTTCACTCCCGAGGTACGCCTCGCGAACGCGTTCGTTGGCCATCACTTCTTCCGGGGTCCCCTCGGCGATGAGGGACCCGCCGTCGAGGACGAGGATGCGGTCGGAGATGCCGAGGACGACCTCCATGTCGTGCTCGGTGAGCACGAACGTCGTGTCGGTCTCCTTGTCGAGCTCGCGCACCAGGTCGACCATCTTCCGGGTCTCCGTGGCGTTCATCCCGGCGGTCGGCTCGTCCAGCAGGACGACCGAGGGGTCGGTCGCCAGCGCCAGCGCGATCTCGACCTTCCGCTTGTCGCCGTGCGAGAGATTATCGCACTTCTTGTCGGCGAACTCCTCGAGTCGCGTGAGTTCGATGATTCGGTCGACCCCTTCGTTCAGCTCGGGGTCCGCCGTCGCGATGGCACGGAGGTCGTTCGTCCGGCCGTCCCGCGAGATGCGGGCGATGCGGATGTTGTCCCGCACCGTCAGCCCGTCGAACACGTTGTTGATCTGGTAGGCACGGGCGAGACCGAGTCGGTTGATGATGTACGGTTCCTTCCCCGTTATCTCGACGAGACCGTCCTCGTCTGTCTCGATGTCGGCCCCCTCGCGCGGGCGGAGTCGGATGCTCCCGGAGGTGGGCTTCAGCTGACCAGCCAACATCGTGTAGAACGTGGTCTTGCCGGCTCCGTTCGGGCCGATGATGCTCGTGATCTCGTCGTCGTCGATGGAGACGGTGACGTCGTCGTTGGCGACGAGGAGCCCGAACTCCCGGCGGAGCTCCTTCGTCTCGAGCACGGTCGTCATGCGTTCGCCCCCCCGAAGAGCCCCTCCGGACGAAACAGCAACACGAGAATCATCGCGACGAACGGGAACAGCTCCCCGGCCCCGGCGATGACTAGGCTCCCCAGCGCGACGAGCAGGCCGATGAGGTACGCGCCCACGAACGCACCGGTGAACGAGCCCAGCCCACCGATGACGACGACGACGAAGGCGTTGATGATGACCTGGTTACCCAGCTCCGGGGAGACCGACTGGAGCGGGGCAGCTAGTGCACCACCGATACCCGCGAGCACACAGCCGACGAAGAAGACGCCGGTGTAGAGCCGCGGGACGTTGATGCCGAGCAGCTGTGCCATGTCACGGTCCGAGGACGTGGCACGGACGACGCGACCGATGTTGGTCGTCCGGAGGACGACGAACAGTCCGGCGAGCACGAGGACGGACATCAGGATGACGAACGCTCGGTAGCCCGGGATGGACAGGCCGGCGGGCAGGTCGAGCGAGAACTGGAGTATCGCCGGCCCGTCGACCGACCTCGATCCCGAACCGAAGATGGTTCTGATCACGTCGGTCAGGATGAGCACGAACGCGAACGTCAACAGGAGTTGGTCCAGTTCCGGTCGGTCGTATATCCGGCGGATGAACCCCGCCTCCAGCGCGATGCCGACCACCCCCACGGCCAGTCCCGCGAGGATGACGCCGAGCCAGAAGCTCCCGACGGCACTCTCTATCGTCACGATGCCGACGTAGGCCCCGATCATGAACAGGGCCCCGTGGGCGAAGTTCAAAATCTCCAGTACCCCGAAGATCAGGCTCAGGCCAACCGCCACGAGGAAGAGGCGGCTCCCGATACTGAGGCCAGTCACTATCTGGTCCCCTACCAGGCCAATGTCTACCATACCGTGCAGGTCATACACGGTCCGATTAAGTCTTCCGGAGGGGGCGCCGTAGTTGCAGGTCACCTCGATTCGAATTAAAGTTGAGGCCGGTTATACTTGGGGAAGATATAAGCCAAAGACCCCCATTGGGACCCAACGAGCCATGTCGAACAATGACAATAGTCGGGGAAGCAGCGGAACGAACCGACGACGCTTCCTCGCTGGTGCGGGGGCGGCGTCGGTCGCTGGACTCGCGGGGTGTCTGGACAGTATCACTGGGGGCAGCGGTGGAGAAGGTCCCATCAGGCTGGGCGGCGTCTATCTCCTCTCCGGCGTCGCGGAGGCGCTCGGGGCGGCCTCGGCGGCGGCCGCGGAGGTCGCCGTGGACGTCATCAACGAGAACGGTGGAATCCTCGACCGCGAGGTCGAGATCCAGTTCCGTGACCACGGACAGAACCCCCAGCAGCAGATTCGCAGTCTGGTCCAGGAAGAGAACGTCGACGCGATGCTCGGGCTGACCTCCTCGGGTGTGACGCTGGCCTCGGGGCCGACCATCGAGCAACTGGGCGTGCCGTTCACACTGACCGACATCGGGACGCCGTTCCCGACGGAACACGACGTCGACACGTACGGCGACTACTACGAGGACGAGAACGGTACCGCCGCCGGGATCCCCAACCTGTTCCGGACGAACGCCAACACCTCTACCACCACCTACGGGATAGCCAAGTGGGCAGCGGACAACCTCGACGCGACCCGTGTGGCCAACATCGGGCCCGACTACGCCTACGGGACCCAGACGTGGGACTACTTCAAGGCGTACTCCGACGGGCTCGGCGCGGACTACGAGTACGTCGAGAGCGTGTTCCCGAGTCTCGGGGCCTCGGACATGACTCCGCAGATCAACCAGGTGCTCAACGCGGACCCGGACATCGTGTTCACCTCCTTCTGGGCGGGGGACGTCACCACCTTCGTCGGGCAGGCCGTGGAACAGGGGCTGTTCGAGCAGGTCGACGACGTGTTCGACACCATCGGGGCCGACCCGACCGTGTTCAGCGCACTCGGTGACACGATGCCCGAGGGGTTCCACTACTCGGGCTGGTACTGGCACTCGGCCTACGACAACGAGAACAACCAGCGGTTCCTCGATGCGTACGCGGACGCCTACGAGGACGACAGCGAGACCATCAGCATCCCCTCGTTCACCGGCGGGAGCACGTGGGCGGCCGTCTTCATCTACAAGCAGGCGATGGAGGCCGCCGGCAGCACGAACCCGGACGACGTCATCTCCGAGATGGAGGGACTCACGTTCGCGGAGGACCCGCGAGGGTCCATCACGTTGGACGCGGACAGCCACCAGGCGACCGCCCCGATGGTCATCGGCGAGACCAGCCGGGACGACGACGTCCCCTACGACGGCGTCGGTCTGACGAACACCGAGACGTACACCCTAGACCGGAGCACCGCGACCGACCTGCTCGAGGGGAGCGATCTCCCGCCGGGCGTCTAAGCGATGAGTGTCGGAGCCAGAGAACGCCTGCTCGAGGGCGGACGCACGAACGTGGTGTTGGCAGTCTTGGCTGTGCTGGCGATCGTCGCCCCGTTCGTCATCGGGTCGTTCCAGACGGCGCTGTTGGCTGAGATACTGATGCTGGCCGTGTTCGCCACGGCGTTCAACCTCCTGTACGGATATACGGGGCTGCTCTCGTTCGGCCACGCGATGTTCGTCGCAACGGCGGCCTACGTGGTCGCGAAGGTGTTCAGGATGGTCGGCCCGGAGCTCGGGCTGGGTGCGTTCGGCGGGCTCGAGGTGCTGGCGACGCTCGTCGTCGCCATCCTGCTCGGGACGCTCTTCACGACGCTGCTGGCGGTCGGAATCGGCTACCTCAGCGTCCAGCTCACGGAGATCTACTTCGCGATGATCACGCTGTCGTTCAGCATGGCGATCTACGTGATCTTCAACCAGGACATCCTCCAGCAGCTCGCGGAGGCGGCCGGGCTGAGCGGTCTGGCGGGGCTGGTCGAGACGAACGGCTCCGACGGGCTCACCATCTCGTTCAACGCACTGGGTGAGATCGACCTGTTTGGATTCACCTTCCAGCTCGTCGACATCACCAACTTCATCGCGGTCTACTTCGTCAGCCTGATCCTGTTCGTGCTGACGATGTACGCGATGTGGCGCGTCGTCAACTCCCCGTTCGGGATGACCTGCAAGGCCATCCGCGAGAACCCGGGGAGGGCCGAGGCGCTCGGTATCGACGTCACCCGTCACTCCTGGAAGACGTTCATCCTCAGCGGTGGGTTCTCCGGCGTCGCCGGGTCGATGATCGCCGTCATCCAGAGCGGTGCGCTGCCGAACCTGGCCTACTGGTCGTTCTCCGCCGAGCCGGTCATCATGACCGTCATCGGCGGGCCGACCTACTTCATCGGCCCCGTGCTGGGCGCGTTCACCTTCAGGTACCTGCGGTGGACCATCGACGCCCTCGGGTTCGGTGCCAACTGGCAGTTCCTCTTCGGGACGCTCCTGCTCGTCGTCGTCCTGTTCGCACAGGGCGGGGTCGCCGGAGCCCTCACCCGCGTCCGAGACCGGATTCTCGGCGGGGGGGGAGAGGATTCCGTGCCGGAGGCCGACCCGACCGTCGAGAGTTCGGACTGAGCGGTCACATCGCACCTCCCTCCGTTCGTCTCCTCCTGCGACCCTCTACTGCTCCCGAGTCGCCTGACTCGCTCCGTACCGTACCGTTAGGTCCATCGCGCCCGAACGGCGAGTATGCGCTGGCTCGTCGTGACACTGGTCCTCGTCCTCGCCGGATGTGGTGGCTACGGCGCCCCCACGGCTGACCCGAGGACAACGACGGTGACGCCGGCCCCCGTCCCGGCCGCGACACCAGCACCGAGTGCGACCACGCTGGCACCGGGGCTCGGGACCGGGGGCGTGTTCGACGCCGGTCGGCTCGCTGCGGCCCACGCCGACGCGCTCGCCGGCCGCTCGTTCACGCTGAATCGGACCGACAGCCGGTACGTGAACGGGACGCTCTCCCAGCGCGATACGAGTCTCCTCCAGTACGCCACTGGTCGCGAGCGGTTCCGCTACGACCTGCGACAGACCGACCGGCGCGGCGGGGCGAACGCGACCAGCCGCATCGAACGCTACGCCGACGGCGAGCGGGTGTTCGTCGCCGTCACGCGGGGGAACGAGACGCGCTACGACCTCCTGCGTTCGAGCGACGGGTCGGCGTCCGCCCCGACGCTGGTGTTCCCCGAGAACGCCACCAACGAACGCGGTATCGCGCGTCTGTTCGTCCTCATCGACACGGAGGTGACCGGCGAGCGGACCGTCGACGGCCGGAGCGTCTACCGGCTGGCGAGCCCCAGCCCGCAGACGGTGCCGCCGCTGCGCAACATCTCGTTCGTCGCGAACGTGACCGAGACGGGCCTGGTCCGAGACTACCGGGTGTCGTACGACGTGGTCCGGTCGGGGCGGCAGGTCCGGGTCGTCACACACACGAGCTACCGGGGGGTCGGCGAGACGACAGTGCCCGAACCCCCGTGGCTCGGCCGGGCGGAGGCGGCACTCCGGAACGGGACCGACACGTCGACGCTGACCCGGCGCGACGGCGGCGTGCTCAGCGCAGTTCCCGACGCTTGATCTTCCCGGTCGTCGTCTGCGGGAGCGTCTCGCGGAACTCGACGAGACGAGGGTACTCGTGTTTCGCGAGGCGGTCACGGACGAGCTGTTTGAGCTCCTCGCGGAGCGCGTCGTCGCCCGGGACGCCCGCGACCGGCTGGACGACGGCCTTGATCACCTCGCCGCGGGTCTCGTCGGGGACGCCGACGACCCCGACCTGTTCGACCTTCGGGTGCTCGAGGATGGCGCTCTCGACCTCGCCGGGGCCGACGCGGTAGCCGGCGGTGACGATGAGGTCGTCGTCGCGCGCCTTGAACCAGAGGTAGCCGTCCTCGTCCTGCCGGCCGAGGTCGCCGGTGAGGTGCCAGTCGCCTCGTCCATCGGCCGCCTCGAGTCGCGCCGCCGCCGTCTTCTCGGGCTTGTTCAGGTACTCCTGGAAGACGACGGGGTCGTCGCCACGGCTGACGGCGATCTCGCCCACCTCGCCCGTCTCGCGGACGGCGCCCGTCTCTGGGTCCACCACCGCCACGTCGTGACCCGGCACGGGCTTGCCCATCGACCCGGCCTGCGCGGGGAACCACTGTCGGCAGTTCGTCACCAGCAGGTTCGCCTCGGTCTGCCCGTAGAGTTCGTTCACCGCCACCCCGTCGAGTTCGTCGGCCGCCCAGTCCAGAATCTCGGGGGTGAGCGGTTCGCCACCCGAGCAGACGGCCTTCAGGTCGAGGTCGTACCGCTCGGTGGGCCGGTCGACGTCCATCAGCATCCGGATGGCCGTCGGCGGGAGGAACGCGTCGGTGACGCCGAACTCCGCCAGCAGGGAGTAGGCCGTCCCCGAGTCGAACCCGGCCATCGGGTAGCCGAGGACGGGCCGGCCGTAGTGCCACGCCGGGAACAGGAGGTCGCCGAGCGCACCGATCCACGCCCAGTCGGCGGGCGTCCAGCAGACCGACGCCGAGAGGTCGCGCTCGAAGTACATCTGGAACGCCGGACAGTGGCCCAGCCAGAGCGCGTGGCCGTGGAGGACGCCTTTCGGGGGTCCGGTCGATCCGGAGGTGTAGAGGACGGTGGCGGGCGTGTCCGGGCCGGTCTCGGCCCGGTCGTAGCTGCCGTCGTGCTCGCGGAGGGAGGTGAACGGGTGGTCGCCGGCCCCCTCGTCGGCGTCCACGGCGACGACGTGTTCGAGCGCGGGACACGCCTCGCGGGCCTCGTCGACGGCGCCGAGGACGGCCTCGTCGACGACGGCCACCTTCGCGTCGGCGTCGTCCAGCCGGTAGGAGAGGCCGTCCGGACCGAACAACACGGAGAGGGGGATGGAGACGGCACCGAGTTTCCAGCAGGCGAGGTGGGTCAGCGGGTTCGCGGGTTTCTGCGGGAGGACGACGCCCACGCGGTCGCCCTCCTCGACACCGAGGGCCGCGAGGCCAGCCGCCACACGGTCCGAGAGCCGGTCGAGGTCGTGGAAGGTGTACGTCTCGCGTCGGCCGTCGGGGTACGCCTGGAACAGCGCGATGCGGGCCTTCGGGTCGTCGTGTTTCCCGACGAGGTCGTGGGCCGCGTTGTAGTCGTCGGGGACGTCCCACTCGAAGGACTCGCGGGCGTCCTCGTACGTCTCGCCGTCGAGCGTGACGTGGTAGGTCATGGCACGCCGTTCGACGCCCCCCGACAAGAGCGTAGGGGGCAGGCCCACAAGAGACGTACCGACGGCGACGCCGAGTGACGGGTATGGCCGGCGCACTCCGCGATGTCCTGCTGGTCCTCCTCACGACGGTGGGAACGTACGTCCTCGTCGGCGTGGCGTTCGTCGGGTCGTTCTACGCGCTCACGCTGCTCCCCGGGTGGCTGCAGGCGGCGGTCTGCCGAGGGCTGTTCTTCTGCTGGCCGGGGCTGGTGCTCGCGCTCGTCGTCTCGACGGCCGTGACGGTCGGGGTCATCGGGACCCTCTCGAGCCGGGGGTACCTGCGGGTGCCGGACGCGTGGTAGTGCGGTGGCGGAGGTGGAGCGGTGCGGGGCGGTGCGGTCGCGGAGGCTGAGCGGGGCGGGGCAGTGGGGCTAGCACACCCACCCGCGGCAGAGGGGCCGAAGGCCCCGATGCCGCGCCCTTTTGAATCCAAAGTTTTGCCGCGAGTCGGGCGCGACTCCGTCGCGCCCCACGAGCGTGCAAAAGTTTGGTCAGTTGAAGTTGTAGACGGTCAGATCGAGGGTGTCGAGGTCGACGACCGGCGCGTACGCGTGGTCCGGTTCGATACCGACGGACTGCTGGAAGCCGGTCTGTTCCTGCCAACAGCCCGAGTTGACGGCGAGGACGTTCCGGTACTTCCCGTAGCCGAGTTTGTGGACGTGGCCGGTGTGGAAGATGGCGGGCACCTCCTCCATCACGAGGTAGTCGCGTTCCTCCGGCGCGAGGCGGGTCCGCCCGCCGAACTGGGGGGCGACGTGGCGCTTCTTCAGGAGCTGGTACATCGCCTTGTGCGGTTCGTCGTAGGAGGCCTTCTCGGCTGGGAGTTCGGCGATGACCTCGTCGAGCGAGACGCCGTGGTACATGTGGACCGAGACGCCCTCGACGGTGACGGTGGAGGGGTTCGAGACGATGCGGGCGTCGTGGGCGGACATGATGTCCCGCAACTCCTCGTCGAAGGCGGGCTGGGGTTCGGCGAGCCGGACGGCGTCGTGGTTCCCCGGGATCATCACGATCTCCACGTCACCGGGGACCGACTTCAGGTGCTCCGCGAACAGTTCGTACTGGTCGTAGATGTCGATGACGTCCAGTTCCTCGTCCTGGTTCGGGTAGACGCCGATGCCCTCGACCATGTCGCCGGCGATGAGGAGGTACTCGACCTCGGCGGCGTCCTCGGTGTGGAGCCAGTCGGCGAAGCGCTCCCACGCGTCGGCCATGAACTCCTGTGAGCCGACGTGGACGTCCGATATGAGCGCCGCGCGGACGTGTCGGTCGGCGGTCTTCGGCTGGAACGTGTGAGGGACGTCGGGGAAGTGGATGGCGTCGACGAACAGGATGCCCCGGTCGTCGCCGGACTTCTCCGAGAGGCTCCCGGAGACGGCGATGACCTCGTCGAGCAGTATCTCGTCGACGAGTTCGGCCGCGGGCTTGTCCTTCATCACCAGACAGGGGAACACGCCGGTCGTGTCCTCGAGGTCGATGATCCAGTGCCCGCCCGAGGTCGAGGAGATGTCGGCGACCATCCCGACCATCCCGGCGTCGGTGCCGCCGGGGTCCTGCTGGAGCGAGCGGGCGGGCCGGTGTTTCACGCGCCCCTTGAGCGTCCCGGAGAGCCGCTCGTAGCGGTCGCGGAACGTGGCGACGAAGTCCTTGTACTCGCCGGTCCCGGTCGAGCGGCCGGTCATGTCGCCGGCGACCTCGACCGAGCGCTTCGAGCGGTCGGTGTTCCGGACCGACTCGGCGGCGGCCGCCCCGCCGTTCGTGGCGCCCGTGGTCCCGGTCGTCTCGGCCGTGGCGCTCGGGTCGGGGGTCGGCGCGGCGTCCGTGGGACCGTCCGACGAACGGTCCACAGACCCCTCCGTTTCTGCTGCGGATTCCGTTGCAGTATATGATTCTTGCGTGTTTTCGGTTCCAGTCGAAACAGAGGTATCGTCGTTTCCGACGGCGGGCGGGTCGGGGACGGGGTCGTCGTCGAGGACGCGCCGGACGTGGTCGGCGGTGATCTTCACCGCGTCCTCGGGCACCGACTCGACGACGGCGAGGAGGGCGGCCTCGGTCTCCGACGCGCGGGCGAGCAGCGTCACCGCCTCGCGCTCGGCGTTGAAGCCGAGACTCGCGAGGCGGCGGGCGACCGTCGCGGCCTCCTCCAGTGGCACACCGTCGGGTGGGCGTACCCGGACAAAAACGTAGCGGAGCGACGCCGGGCGAGTCAGAACGTTGAAACGCGCGCCGGCGAATGTCGAGGTGATGAGTGAGTCCGACCCGGAACCGGAGCGTCCCCGACCCGGTTCCGGCGAACCCTCCGCCTTCGGGCCCGAGGAGCCGGGGTCTCCGGTCGCCTGGCTCCAGTGGTTCTGGCGGACCGACCACGGTGCCGTCAGCTACGTCCGCGAGATCCTCACGAGCGTCGGTGCCGTCCTACTGGTGGGGCTCCTCCTGTTCGCGGTCAGCGGGCTCTGGCCGCCGATGGTGGCCATCGAGTCGCCGAGCATGGAGCCGAACATGAAGACCGGCGACCTCGTGTTCGTGATGGAGGAACACCGCCTCGCGCCCGGGTCGGCGTACGCCGAGACCGGCGTCGTCACCTACCGGACCGGACAGGAGACGGGCTACACGAAGTTCGCCCAGGGTGGTGACGTCATCGTCTACCAGCCGGACGGGAACGCCGCGACCACACCCATCATCCACCGGGCGATGTTCTACGTCAACGCCAGCGAGAACTGGTACGACAAGGCCGTCGCCGTCGACCCGCGGGCGGTCGGAGGTGCGGACGACTGTGGCGAGCTGGACTTCTGTCCGGCCCCCCACGGCGGCTTCATCACGAAGGGTGACAACGTGAACACGAACCGGCACTACGACCAGGTGAGCGGGCTGAGCGCACCCGTCCGTCCCGCGTGGGTCGTCGGCACCGCCGAGTTCCGCATCCCGCTGCTCGGGAACATCCGGCTGTGGGCCTCGGGCACCGTCGACGCGCCGACGCCGTGGGCGGTCGAACCCGCGGTCGGGGCACCGACCGGCCCGCACGACGGTCCGGACGCGACTGCCTCGAACGCGACGGCGGCCGACCCGACAGCCGCAGTCTGACTCCTCGCGCTACTGCAGCGCGTCGCGCAGGTCCACACCGATGGTCTCGACCGCCTCGTGTGCCACCGTCAGGTCCGCCGGCGGCGCGAGCATCGTGATGAACCCGTGGATCATGTCCTCGTAGTTGTAGTGCTCGACCGGGACGCCGTCGGCCGCGAGCGCCTCGGCGTACGCGATACCCTCGTCCCGGAGCGGGTCGAACCCGGCCGTGAGCACCGTCGCTGGCGGCAGGTCCGCGTGGTTGTCGGCCTGCAACGGGAAGGCGTACGGGTTCGGCTCGTGGACGTCGCTCCCGAAGTAGCAGTCGGCGAACCACTTCATGTCCTCGGCGACGAGGAAGTACCCCTCCTCGTTCTGCTCCCACGAGGGGCGGTCCTCGCGCGGGTCGACGGCCGGGTAGACCAGCACCTGGTGGTCGATGGCCGGGCCGTCGCGGTCCCGTGCCATGAGCGTCACCGCGGCCGCGAGGTTGCCGCCGGCGCTGTCGCCCATCACGGCGAGGGTCCCGTCACCGTCCACCTCCTCGGGGTTCTCGGCGACCCACTCGGTGGCGGCGTAGGCGTCCTCCACCGCGGCCGGGAACGGGTGTTCCGGCGCGAGCCGGTAGTCCACCGAGACGACGACACAGCCGCTCTCCCTGACGACGTGCCGACAGAGCGCGTCGTGGCTCTCGAGGTCCATGATGACGAACCCGCCGCCGTGGAAGAACGTGACGACGGGGAACGGTCCCTCCCCCTCGGGGGTGTAGACGCGCACGGGGACCTCG includes the following:
- a CDS encoding pyridoxamine 5'-phosphate oxidase family protein yields the protein MFPVSGDWTAAQTEAYLTERRIPIRLACRTPNGGLWMLSLWYILRDGALHCATGASADVVRYLRADPGVAFEVSDNEPPYCGVRGAGQVTLEPDEDKELLRELMERYLGGTDHSLGQRLLQPEREEVHLRIEPERAYTWDFGERMADVVAEADD
- a CDS encoding SRPBCC family protein; translation: MDAIEASTHLYVPPRDVYEFIQGYEGASEYSPHLEGVEQTGDGGPGTVYHITLSWWKLSWTSASRVTAAEPYERIEWRTTEDVRAKGYWTMAELAPSEVPAAHEVGTELGLRVEFDPTSIRGHRVTRVLPLGRLLERIRPVVVRECEALLSGVANELEGAHREVGYTVHRMPSSLPL
- a CDS encoding ABC transporter ATP-binding protein, whose protein sequence is MSEPILTLEDVNSYYGNSHVVFDLDIEIEQNEVVALLGRNGAGKTTTLRTITGTVPRREGTIEFRGEDISSSSVDDISKKGIKLVPEDRRIFPTLTVMENLQVAHDSAVDPRPIEDMFEVFPKLEELQENKGRNLSGGEQQMLSVSRALVQNPDLLLLDEPTEGLAPVIVDDLRDVFEEVVSEDVTVLITEQNVDFALNLSERAYIIEKGANAWEGTIEELEDNEELLEEYLSVGGESGQGGEPASTD
- a CDS encoding ABC transporter ATP-binding protein, translating into MTTVLETKELRREFGLLVANDDVTVSIDDDEITSIIGPNGAGKTTFYTMLAGQLKPTSGSIRLRPREGADIETDEDGLVEITGKEPYIINRLGLARAYQINNVFDGLTVRDNIRIARISRDGRTNDLRAIATADPELNEGVDRIIELTRLEEFADKKCDNLSHGDKRKVEIALALATDPSVVLLDEPTAGMNATETRKMVDLVRELDKETDTTFVLTEHDMEVVLGISDRILVLDGGSLIAEGTPEEVMANERVREAYLGSEAQ
- a CDS encoding branched-chain amino acid ABC transporter permease, with translation MVDIGLVGDQIVTGLSIGSRLFLVAVGLSLIFGVLEILNFAHGALFMIGAYVGIVTIESAVGSFWLGVILAGLAVGVVGIALEAGFIRRIYDRPELDQLLLTFAFVLILTDVIRTIFGSGSRSVDGPAILQFSLDLPAGLSIPGYRAFVILMSVLVLAGLFVVLRTTNIGRVVRATSSDRDMAQLLGINVPRLYTGVFFVGCVLAGIGGALAAPLQSVSPELGNQVIINAFVVVVIGGLGSFTGAFVGAYLIGLLVALGSLVIAGAGELFPFVAMILVLLFRPEGLFGGANA
- a CDS encoding ABC transporter substrate-binding protein, with protein sequence MSNNDNSRGSSGTNRRRFLAGAGAASVAGLAGCLDSITGGSGGEGPIRLGGVYLLSGVAEALGAASAAAAEVAVDVINENGGILDREVEIQFRDHGQNPQQQIRSLVQEENVDAMLGLTSSGVTLASGPTIEQLGVPFTLTDIGTPFPTEHDVDTYGDYYEDENGTAAGIPNLFRTNANTSTTTYGIAKWAADNLDATRVANIGPDYAYGTQTWDYFKAYSDGLGADYEYVESVFPSLGASDMTPQINQVLNADPDIVFTSFWAGDVTTFVGQAVEQGLFEQVDDVFDTIGADPTVFSALGDTMPEGFHYSGWYWHSAYDNENNQRFLDAYADAYEDDSETISIPSFTGGSTWAAVFIYKQAMEAAGSTNPDDVISEMEGLTFAEDPRGSITLDADSHQATAPMVIGETSRDDDVPYDGVGLTNTETYTLDRSTATDLLEGSDLPPGV
- a CDS encoding branched-chain amino acid ABC transporter permease, yielding MSVGARERLLEGGRTNVVLAVLAVLAIVAPFVIGSFQTALLAEILMLAVFATAFNLLYGYTGLLSFGHAMFVATAAYVVAKVFRMVGPELGLGAFGGLEVLATLVVAILLGTLFTTLLAVGIGYLSVQLTEIYFAMITLSFSMAIYVIFNQDILQQLAEAAGLSGLAGLVETNGSDGLTISFNALGEIDLFGFTFQLVDITNFIAVYFVSLILFVLTMYAMWRVVNSPFGMTCKAIRENPGRAEALGIDVTRHSWKTFILSGGFSGVAGSMIAVIQSGALPNLAYWSFSAEPVIMTVIGGPTYFIGPVLGAFTFRYLRWTIDALGFGANWQFLFGTLLLVVVLFAQGGVAGALTRVRDRILGGGGEDSVPEADPTVESSD